Proteins encoded together in one Dehalococcoidia bacterium window:
- the wecB gene encoding UDP-N-acetylglucosamine 2-epimerase (non-hydrolyzing): MRFLTVVGARPQFVKAAMLSRELRQRHEEVLVHTGQHYDDLLSDIFFRDLHLPAPDLNLGVGSASHAVQTARILERLEGVLQEQRPDCVIVFGDTNSTLAGALAAAKLGLPVAHVEAGLRSYDRSMPEEVNRVVTDHLSTYLFAPTATAVACLAAEGITEGVHRVGDLMYDALLATLPLVERREEELLRARGVERGAYYLATIHRQANTDDHGVLRRLFQALSFLDLPVVLPLHPRTLAAAREAAVLPGDNLRISEPVGYIEMLALERNARAVLTDSGGVQREAYFLEVPCVTLREETEWPETLKSGWNVLAGSDPARIVAAARRPLPLEAPERAFGDGRAAARIVEILERASPDGPNASSHHA, encoded by the coding sequence GTGAGGTTCCTTACCGTCGTCGGCGCCAGGCCGCAGTTCGTGAAGGCGGCCATGCTCAGCCGCGAGTTGCGCCAGCGGCACGAAGAGGTGCTGGTGCACACCGGCCAGCACTACGATGACCTCCTCTCCGACATCTTCTTCCGCGACCTCCACCTGCCTGCGCCGGACCTCAACCTCGGCGTCGGCTCCGCGAGCCACGCCGTCCAGACGGCGCGCATCCTCGAACGCCTCGAGGGCGTCCTGCAGGAGCAGCGGCCCGATTGCGTCATCGTCTTCGGGGACACGAACTCGACGCTCGCCGGGGCGCTCGCCGCGGCAAAGCTCGGCCTGCCCGTCGCGCACGTCGAGGCGGGCCTGCGCAGCTACGACCGTTCGATGCCGGAGGAGGTTAACCGCGTGGTCACAGACCACCTCTCCACCTACCTCTTCGCGCCCACGGCCACCGCCGTCGCCTGCCTCGCGGCCGAGGGCATCACCGAGGGCGTGCACCGCGTCGGCGACCTGATGTACGACGCCCTGCTCGCGACGTTGCCCCTGGTCGAGCGCCGCGAGGAAGAGCTCTTGCGCGCCCGCGGCGTCGAGCGCGGGGCGTACTACCTCGCGACCATCCACCGCCAGGCCAATACGGACGACCACGGCGTCCTGCGGCGCCTCTTCCAGGCGCTGTCGTTCCTGGACCTGCCCGTGGTGCTGCCGCTACACCCCAGGACGCTGGCCGCAGCGCGGGAGGCGGCAGTCCTCCCCGGCGACAACCTGCGTATCTCGGAACCCGTGGGCTACATCGAAATGCTGGCGCTGGAGCGCAACGCGCGCGCCGTCCTGACTGACTCCGGCGGCGTCCAGCGCGAGGCTTACTTCCTGGAAGTGCCCTGTGTTACGCTGCGGGAGGAGACGGAGTGGCCCGAGACGCTGAAGTCGGGCTGGAACGTGCTCGCCGGCTCGGACCCGGCGCGGATAGTAGCGGCGGCCAGGCGGCCGCTGCCTCTCGAGGCCCCCGAGCGCGCCTTCGGCGATGGTCGTGCGGCGGCGAGAATAGTCGAAATCCTCGAACGAGCGAGCCCGGACGGACCCAACGCGAGTAGCCACCACGCCTGA
- a CDS encoding ABC transporter substrate-binding protein, whose protein sequence is MSGYWERMTKSRLSRRRALGGAAVAGAGAIALGVAGCGGGGESGTAGGDASGLLSQPVDSTSRAKPGGAVRDFRNEDITSMDALTNNSFTRTGVSNYVYPRLLKFKVAKAPHRASGENEGELADHYEITGDKLQLTFKLRQGLKWDPRSPTNGRPIDADDVVFSWDRFTRLSPLKGDILYSESSPGVPVMSLKATDKSTVVAQLHHPDAAVLHLFASSVILPIMPREADGGFDPRGTARGYGPWMLSDYRPSQGLTFTKNPDYHVKGRPFPDSWEVAIVPEYATRLAQFKAGNIWTTVVTQDDVIQAKKDQPQTSLRQDDVYSSGGTTIAFGYDNNSIFRDKRLRQAVSMLIDREAIIDVVGNRQKFAADGLDVAARTSGLVTPGFDFFWVDPRDEKKFGPNAKYLNYNPAEAKKLMSAAGYNGAEVDFNYRADGYSATYLRLHAITLGMLKEGGFNVVAKPREYQTDFLPNYHFAYVQGEKKGFAGLNLRAETAYTSLGTWLYSLLNPTASRYMGATDIGDARKGDATLIKMIDDLRGEFDLDKQKQIARKLDEYLADAAYGIPVTAYTLNFALYWPVLGNVGAFRGYTQGAPPVHERLEWWVDTEAAPLKS, encoded by the coding sequence ATGTCCGGTTACTGGGAACGAATGACGAAGAGCCGCCTTTCGCGCCGGCGCGCGCTGGGCGGGGCAGCCGTGGCCGGGGCCGGCGCAATCGCCCTGGGCGTGGCCGGTTGTGGCGGAGGAGGAGAGTCAGGGACGGCCGGCGGCGACGCGAGCGGCCTGCTCTCGCAGCCTGTCGACTCGACTTCGCGGGCGAAGCCGGGCGGCGCGGTGAGGGACTTCCGCAACGAGGACATCACCTCCATGGACGCCCTCACCAACAACTCCTTCACGCGCACGGGCGTCTCCAACTACGTCTACCCGCGCCTGCTGAAGTTCAAGGTGGCAAAGGCGCCGCACCGGGCTTCGGGCGAGAACGAAGGTGAGCTGGCGGACCACTACGAGATCACGGGCGACAAGCTGCAGCTGACTTTCAAGCTGCGCCAGGGCCTCAAGTGGGACCCGAGGTCCCCGACGAACGGCCGGCCCATCGACGCCGATGACGTGGTGTTCAGCTGGGACCGCTTCACCCGCCTCAGTCCGCTGAAGGGCGACATCCTTTACAGCGAGTCGTCGCCGGGCGTGCCGGTGATGTCCCTCAAGGCGACGGACAAGAGCACAGTGGTCGCGCAACTGCACCACCCGGACGCGGCCGTGCTGCACCTCTTTGCCTCCAGCGTCATCCTGCCGATCATGCCGCGCGAAGCGGACGGCGGGTTCGACCCCCGAGGTACGGCCCGCGGATACGGGCCCTGGATGCTCTCAGACTACCGCCCTTCCCAGGGCCTGACCTTCACGAAGAACCCCGACTACCACGTCAAGGGGCGGCCCTTCCCTGACTCCTGGGAGGTGGCGATTGTCCCCGAATACGCCACGCGCCTGGCCCAGTTCAAGGCCGGCAACATCTGGACGACGGTCGTGACCCAGGACGACGTCATCCAGGCGAAGAAGGACCAGCCCCAGACCTCCCTCCGCCAGGACGACGTCTACAGCAGCGGCGGCACGACCATCGCCTTCGGTTACGACAATAACTCGATCTTTCGCGACAAGCGCCTGCGCCAGGCCGTCTCGATGCTCATCGACCGCGAGGCGATCATCGACGTGGTCGGCAACCGCCAGAAGTTCGCGGCAGACGGCCTCGACGTCGCCGCCCGCACCTCGGGACTGGTCACACCGGGCTTCGACTTCTTCTGGGTGGACCCGAGGGACGAGAAGAAGTTCGGGCCGAACGCCAAGTACCTGAACTACAACCCGGCGGAGGCGAAGAAGCTCATGTCCGCCGCCGGCTATAACGGCGCCGAGGTCGACTTCAATTACCGCGCCGATGGCTACAGCGCCACGTACCTGCGCTTGCACGCGATCACGCTGGGCATGTTGAAGGAGGGCGGCTTCAACGTGGTGGCGAAGCCCCGGGAGTACCAGACTGACTTCCTGCCGAACTACCACTTCGCCTACGTCCAGGGCGAGAAGAAGGGCTTCGCCGGCCTGAACCTGCGCGCCGAGACCGCGTACACCTCGCTCGGCACCTGGCTGTACTCGCTCCTTAACCCGACAGCCTCGCGCTACATGGGGGCGACGGACATCGGTGACGCGCGCAAGGGCGACGCCACGCTGATCAAGATGATCGACGACCTGCGCGGCGAGTTCGACCTCGACAAGCAGAAGCAGATTGCGCGCAAGCTGGACGAGTACCTGGCGGACGCGGCCTACGGCATCCCTGTGACGGCGTACACGCTCAACTTCGCGCTCTACTGGCCGGTGCTGGGCAACGTCGGCGCCTTCCGGGGCTACACCCAGGGCGCGCCGCCGGTGCACGAGCGCCTCGAGTGGTGGGTGGACACGGAGGCCGCCCCGCTAAAGAGCTAG
- a CDS encoding NAD(P)/FAD-dependent oxidoreductase, whose protein sequence is MTESKYDAIVVGARCAGSPLAMLLARKGYRILLVDKASFPSDTVSTHIVHTPGIAALKRWGLFERLAATDCPPIDTYAFNFGPFTLEGSPATAEAEASYAPRRTVIDKLLLDAAAEAGAEVRERFTVDELIFEEGNVAGIRGHAYGGGSVTERARVVVGADGLRSLVAEAVNPEQYNAKPPLLVGYYSYWSGVPMRGRMETYVRPYRGYAAWPTNDGLTLVIAGWPYAEFVANRHDIEGNFWKALDLVPEFAERARAGRREERFRGMFVPNFFRKPFGPGWALVGDAAYNKDPITGQGMQDAFRDAELLAQALDESFTGSRHFYAAMSDYQAARDRHVMAMYEFTTQLATLEPPPEEMQKVLASVTRSQEAMDGFVRMAAGATSPAEFFSEENLGRIMAAADPTAG, encoded by the coding sequence ATGACCGAGAGTAAGTACGACGCGATTGTCGTGGGGGCTCGATGCGCCGGTTCGCCGCTGGCGATGCTCCTGGCCCGAAAAGGCTACAGGATCCTGCTGGTGGACAAGGCGAGCTTTCCGAGCGACACGGTGTCGACGCATATCGTGCACACGCCCGGGATCGCCGCCCTGAAGCGTTGGGGGCTCTTCGAGCGGCTGGCGGCGACAGACTGCCCGCCGATCGACACCTACGCTTTCAACTTCGGGCCCTTCACGCTCGAAGGCTCACCGGCAACAGCCGAGGCTGAGGCATCCTATGCGCCGCGACGCACCGTGATCGACAAGCTGCTGCTCGATGCTGCCGCCGAAGCGGGGGCCGAGGTCAGGGAGCGCTTCACCGTGGATGAGCTCATCTTCGAAGAAGGCAACGTCGCCGGCATCCGCGGCCACGCCTACGGTGGCGGCAGCGTGACGGAACGCGCCCGCGTTGTCGTGGGCGCCGATGGGCTGCGGTCGCTCGTCGCCGAGGCCGTGAACCCGGAGCAATACAACGCGAAGCCGCCTCTCCTTGTCGGTTACTACAGCTACTGGAGCGGTGTTCCTATGCGCGGCCGCATGGAGACCTACGTGCGGCCTTACCGTGGCTATGCCGCCTGGCCAACGAACGACGGCCTCACCCTGGTCATCGCCGGCTGGCCCTACGCGGAGTTCGTGGCGAACCGGCACGACATCGAGGGCAACTTCTGGAAGGCCCTCGACCTGGTGCCGGAGTTCGCGGAACGAGCCCGCGCGGGCAGGCGGGAGGAACGCTTCCGCGGCATGTTCGTGCCGAACTTTTTCCGCAAACCCTTCGGGCCGGGCTGGGCGCTCGTCGGCGACGCCGCGTACAACAAAGACCCGATCACGGGCCAGGGCATGCAGGATGCCTTCCGCGACGCCGAACTGCTCGCTCAGGCCCTGGACGAATCGTTCACGGGTTCCCGCCACTTCTACGCCGCAATGTCCGACTACCAGGCGGCCCGCGACCGCCACGTCATGGCGATGTACGAGTTCACGACCCAGCTCGCGACCCTCGAGCCCCCGCCGGAGGAAATGCAGAAGGTGCTCGCGTCTGTCACGCGCAGCCAGGAGGCGATGGACGGCTTCGTGCGCATGGCGGCGGGCGCCACCTCGCCCGCCGAGTTCTTCTCTGAGGAGAACCTGGGCCGGATCATGGCCGCTGCTGATCCCACGGCCGGCTAG
- a CDS encoding response regulator transcription factor encodes MTIADTVQGARAAFEGRDWEEAYDLLAPLARERSLTLDDLERFAVAAHMTGREPESCSAWENAHEESLRHGDVQRAARCTFWLGLLSSLAGEMTLASGWLSRGKRLLDEGGLDCVERGYLMLPPAVWLLNQRDFSGARERCDEIIALARRFGDRQLETMAALGRAQGLIGEGHVESGFELLDEIMVSIGVTPLSPVLNGFVYCVAIDCCQATLDLPRARVWTSSLGRWCDSQRGLVPFHRECLVHRSTILRLQGLWLDAMREAQRAGALTTREADAGPALYEQGEILRLRGEFAMAEEAFRQASRFGHHVQPGMALLRLGQGQVEAAAAAIRVAAAEALSPLDRWRILPAFVEVMLAAGDLEAARAGAAELAELAAARPGALLRAAARTATGATRLATGEAAAALSELRRAFAEWQAIEAPYEAARTRVIIAMACRELGDHDGAELELDAARWLFQKLGAAPDLARVETLLPKAATRPAGGLTERELEVLRLVASGQTNSAIAAELVLSEHTVRRHIQNIFAKLGVSSRSAATAFAFQHGLA; translated from the coding sequence ATGACAATAGCTGACACCGTCCAAGGGGCGCGCGCTGCCTTCGAGGGACGCGACTGGGAGGAGGCGTATGACTTGCTCGCGCCCCTGGCGCGCGAGCGGTCACTGACCCTGGACGACCTCGAGCGCTTCGCCGTTGCGGCCCACATGACCGGGCGCGAACCGGAGAGCTGCAGCGCCTGGGAGAACGCCCATGAGGAGTCGCTGCGCCATGGGGACGTGCAGCGCGCGGCCCGCTGCACGTTCTGGCTCGGACTCCTGTCGTCGCTGGCCGGCGAAATGACACTGGCCAGCGGATGGCTGAGCAGGGGGAAGCGCCTCCTCGATGAGGGCGGCCTCGACTGTGTCGAGCGCGGCTACCTGATGCTTCCGCCCGCCGTCTGGCTGCTGAACCAGAGAGACTTCAGCGGTGCAAGGGAAAGGTGCGACGAAATAATCGCCCTGGCCCGCCGCTTTGGGGACCGGCAATTGGAGACCATGGCTGCGCTCGGCCGCGCCCAGGGGCTGATCGGCGAAGGCCACGTCGAGAGCGGCTTCGAGCTGCTCGATGAGATCATGGTCTCCATTGGCGTGACGCCTCTTTCTCCCGTCCTGAACGGCTTCGTCTATTGCGTAGCGATTGACTGCTGCCAGGCGACCCTCGATTTGCCCCGAGCGAGGGTATGGACCTCGAGTCTGGGACGCTGGTGCGATTCGCAGCGAGGGCTAGTGCCATTTCACCGGGAGTGCCTGGTGCATCGCTCGACCATCTTGCGCCTCCAGGGCCTCTGGCTGGACGCGATGCGGGAAGCGCAGCGGGCCGGTGCGCTAACGACGCGTGAGGCCGATGCCGGGCCGGCCCTCTACGAACAGGGTGAGATCCTGCGGCTTCGCGGCGAGTTTGCGATGGCCGAGGAGGCTTTCCGCCAGGCAAGCCGTTTCGGGCACCACGTGCAGCCAGGTATGGCGCTCCTGCGCCTCGGTCAGGGCCAGGTCGAGGCGGCGGCAGCCGCAATTCGGGTCGCCGCCGCCGAAGCCCTGTCGCCGCTGGACCGCTGGCGCATCCTACCGGCCTTCGTCGAGGTCATGCTAGCAGCGGGTGACCTCGAGGCGGCGCGGGCGGGCGCGGCTGAGCTCGCAGAGCTGGCCGCGGCGCGCCCGGGCGCGCTCCTTCGCGCCGCGGCGCGGACCGCAACGGGCGCCACGCGCCTCGCGACCGGCGAAGCGGCCGCCGCGCTCTCCGAATTGAGGCGCGCATTCGCCGAATGGCAGGCCATCGAGGCCCCGTACGAGGCGGCGCGGACCCGAGTCATCATCGCCATGGCCTGCCGCGAGCTCGGCGACCACGACGGCGCCGAACTCGAGTTGGACGCCGCCCGCTGGCTATTCCAGAAGCTCGGCGCCGCACCGGACCTTGCGCGGGTGGAAACACTCTTGCCGAAGGCCGCGACACGCCCGGCCGGCGGCCTCACGGAGCGTGAACTCGAGGTCCTGCGCCTCGTCGCCTCAGGTCAGACGAACAGCGCCATCGCCGCCGAGCTCGTCCTCAGCGAGCACACGGTGCGCCGCCACATCCAGAACATCTTCGCCAAGCTTGGCGTCTCCTCCCGCTCGGCCGCGACGGCCTTCGCCTTCCAGCACGGCCTGGCCTGA
- a CDS encoding ABC transporter substrate-binding protein: MAYWERLAKSRLTRRRALAGAAGLGAGAVALSTVGCGGNDSGGGSGDGTGAGLVSKPVDTTSRAKPGGTFKSFVTADATTFDLLATTSFSAASLIGVYAYQRLFKYVPGKYPEPSRGDVEGDAVESYEYNGDRTQLTLKLRPNLKLDPRSPTNGRPLDAEDVVFSWNKFIRVSPFKTDLAYDANTAPDSAVESMSAPDSRTVIVKLKQPDPELLKLFAFERLFWVMPRESDGGFDPRGEIRGSGPWTLLENRPSAFRVWQKNPDYYVKGRPYPDKLEHPIITEYAQRLAQFKAGNIWNTVVVQEDAIATKKDNMDLVMLQGDTYPIFPSTLGFGYGAGDTPWKDERARQAVSMLMDRELIIDVDSNRQAFLNDGVDIMPRYHTVVGCGAEGYWIDPTDTKKFGEWSKVYTYNPAEAKKLMAAAGFPNGIDTLLHFNGGTQYGAVYTRRAELISAMLSEGGVRAKLDPRDYQNDWVPNYHYGYTKAYDKNRTTFKGFTGIIYRAVTGYPTPATQIFSNMNANGSRFEGATPNGQNPQDGDPAVNDITNKIRREFDVKRQQELAADLQRMLAKASYHIPYGPFAALSVGVYWPVIGNLGVYRAAPAGSAAAETAIHWWIDDTKKPLAQS, encoded by the coding sequence TTGGCTTATTGGGAGCGGTTAGCGAAGAGCCGCCTGACTCGCCGCCGGGCTCTGGCAGGCGCGGCCGGCCTCGGGGCCGGGGCCGTGGCCCTGAGCACGGTGGGCTGCGGCGGCAACGACAGTGGCGGCGGCTCGGGCGACGGCACAGGCGCGGGCCTCGTCTCGAAGCCCGTCGACACCACTTCGAGGGCCAAGCCGGGTGGCACCTTCAAGAGCTTCGTCACCGCCGACGCCACCACGTTCGACTTGCTGGCGACCACTTCCTTCAGCGCCGCGTCGTTGATCGGCGTGTACGCCTACCAGCGTCTGTTCAAATACGTACCGGGGAAGTACCCGGAGCCGTCCAGGGGCGACGTCGAAGGAGATGCCGTCGAGTCCTATGAGTACAACGGCGACAGGACCCAGCTCACCCTGAAGCTGCGCCCGAACCTCAAGCTCGACCCCCGGTCGCCCACTAACGGCCGGCCGCTGGATGCCGAGGACGTTGTCTTTAGCTGGAACAAGTTCATTCGCGTGAGTCCCTTCAAGACGGACTTGGCCTACGACGCGAACACGGCCCCGGACTCGGCCGTCGAGTCCATGTCCGCCCCGGACTCACGCACGGTCATCGTGAAGCTGAAGCAGCCGGACCCCGAATTGCTGAAGCTGTTTGCCTTCGAGCGGCTGTTCTGGGTCATGCCGCGCGAGTCCGACGGGGGCTTCGACCCCCGCGGCGAGATCCGGGGCTCCGGGCCCTGGACACTGCTCGAAAACCGTCCGTCCGCTTTCCGGGTCTGGCAGAAGAACCCGGACTACTACGTCAAGGGCCGGCCCTACCCGGACAAGCTGGAACACCCGATCATCACCGAGTACGCCCAGCGCCTGGCCCAGTTCAAAGCCGGCAACATCTGGAACACAGTTGTCGTCCAGGAAGACGCCATCGCCACCAAGAAGGACAACATGGACCTGGTGATGCTGCAGGGCGACACTTACCCCATCTTCCCATCGACCCTCGGCTTCGGCTACGGAGCCGGCGACACCCCCTGGAAGGACGAGCGGGCGCGCCAGGCCGTCTCCATGCTCATGGACCGCGAGCTGATCATCGACGTGGACAGCAACCGCCAGGCCTTCCTGAATGACGGGGTGGACATCATGCCTCGATACCACACCGTCGTCGGCTGCGGCGCCGAGGGCTACTGGATCGACCCCACGGACACCAAGAAGTTCGGCGAATGGTCGAAGGTCTATACGTACAACCCCGCCGAGGCCAAGAAGCTGATGGCCGCCGCCGGGTTCCCGAACGGCATCGACACGCTGCTGCACTTCAACGGCGGTACGCAGTACGGGGCCGTCTACACCCGCCGCGCGGAGCTGATCAGCGCCATGCTCAGTGAGGGAGGCGTGCGGGCCAAGCTCGACCCGCGTGACTACCAGAACGACTGGGTGCCGAACTACCACTACGGCTATACGAAGGCCTACGACAAGAACCGGACGACCTTCAAGGGCTTCACGGGCATCATCTACCGCGCCGTCACCGGTTACCCGACGCCGGCGACGCAGATCTTCTCGAACATGAACGCCAACGGCAGCCGCTTCGAGGGCGCGACCCCGAACGGACAGAACCCTCAGGACGGCGACCCGGCCGTGAACGACATCACCAACAAGATCCGGCGCGAGTTCGACGTCAAGAGGCAGCAGGAGCTGGCGGCGGACTTGCAGAGGATGCTGGCCAAGGCCTCCTACCACATCCCATATGGCCCCTTTGCGGCGCTGAGTGTCGGCGTTTACTGGCCCGTCATCGGTAACCTCGGCGTCTACCGGGCTGCACCGGCGGGCAGCGCCGCGGCCGAGACCGCCATCCACTGGTGGATCGACGACACCAAGAAGCCGCTGGCCCAGTCGTAG
- a CDS encoding co-chaperone GroES encodes MAQLIPLADKIVLRPIVQEEVLASGIVIPDTAKEKPQQGEVIAVGPGRRDDDGKIIPMEIAVGDRVLYAKYTGQEVKIENEELIVLRESDILCKVKV; translated from the coding sequence ATGGCTCAGTTGATCCCGCTCGCCGACAAAATCGTGCTCCGGCCCATCGTCCAGGAAGAGGTGCTCGCCAGCGGCATCGTGATCCCGGACACCGCGAAGGAAAAGCCGCAGCAGGGCGAGGTCATAGCCGTCGGCCCCGGCCGGCGCGACGACGACGGCAAGATCATCCCCATGGAGATCGCTGTCGGTGACCGCGTGCTCTACGCCAAGTACACGGGCCAGGAAGTCAAGATCGAAAACGAGGAGCTAATCGTCCTCCGCGAAAGCGACATTCTCTGCAAGGTAAAGGTCTAA
- the groL gene encoding chaperonin GroEL (60 kDa chaperone family; promotes refolding of misfolded polypeptides especially under stressful conditions; forms two stacked rings of heptamers to form a barrel-shaped 14mer; ends can be capped by GroES; misfolded proteins enter the barrel where they are refolded when GroES binds), producing MAKQIVFDEEARRSLKAGVDVMAEALRVTLGPRGRRVVLDKKYGPPAVVDDGVSIAKEIELKDPFENMGAQLAKEISSKTNDVAGDGTTTAMVLGAAIVREGLKNVAAGANPMMLKRGIEKGVEAVIRELRAMAKPVTGKDQIAQVASISADDTEIGNMIAEVMEKVGKDGVITVEESRGIRMETEFVDGLQLDRGYSSPYFVTNTERMEAVLDEPYILITDKRISSVTDILPILEKVLQVTKNFVIIADDVDGEALATLVVNKLRGTINALAVKAPSFGDRRKAMLEDIAILTGGTFITEDMGRKLENAQVADLGRARRVVAGKDDTTIIEGYGSDEAIQARIKQIKAQIDDAASDFDREKLQERLAKLAGGVAVLKVGAATEVELKEKKLRVEDALSATRAAVEEGIVPGGGVALIRCQKVLDQLAATLEGDERTGVTMMRKVFEEPLTQIADNAGAEGTVVVDAVRKNPDPEYGYDAMNGQFGNMIQLGIIDPVKVTRTALENAASIATMILTTESLVTDIPEPPSNAPTPPPMDY from the coding sequence ATGGCAAAGCAGATTGTGTTTGATGAGGAGGCGAGGCGCTCTCTGAAGGCGGGCGTCGACGTGATGGCGGAGGCGCTACGCGTCACGCTTGGCCCCCGCGGCCGCCGCGTCGTCCTTGACAAGAAGTACGGGCCGCCCGCCGTAGTGGACGACGGCGTCTCCATCGCCAAGGAAATCGAGCTGAAAGACCCGTTCGAGAACATGGGCGCTCAGCTTGCCAAGGAGATTTCCTCGAAGACTAACGACGTCGCTGGCGACGGCACCACCACCGCTATGGTCCTGGGCGCGGCGATCGTCCGCGAGGGCCTGAAGAACGTGGCGGCCGGCGCCAACCCGATGATGCTCAAGCGCGGCATCGAGAAGGGCGTCGAGGCCGTCATCCGCGAATTGCGCGCCATGGCCAAGCCGGTGACCGGTAAGGACCAGATCGCCCAGGTGGCCTCGATCTCCGCCGACGACACCGAGATCGGCAACATGATCGCCGAGGTCATGGAGAAGGTCGGCAAGGACGGCGTCATCACGGTCGAGGAATCGCGCGGCATCCGCATGGAGACCGAGTTCGTGGACGGCCTCCAGCTCGACCGCGGCTACTCCTCGCCTTATTTCGTTACCAACACCGAGCGCATGGAAGCGGTGCTCGATGAGCCCTACATCCTGATAACCGACAAGCGCATCTCCTCGGTGACCGACATCCTGCCCATCCTCGAGAAAGTCCTGCAGGTGACGAAGAACTTCGTGATCATCGCCGACGACGTCGACGGCGAAGCGCTTGCCACCCTCGTCGTCAACAAGCTGCGGGGCACGATCAACGCGCTGGCCGTGAAGGCGCCGAGCTTCGGCGACCGCCGCAAGGCGATGCTCGAAGACATCGCCATCCTGACGGGCGGTACCTTCATAACCGAGGACATGGGCCGCAAGCTCGAGAACGCCCAGGTCGCCGACCTCGGCCGCGCCCGCCGCGTGGTCGCAGGCAAGGACGACACCACGATCATCGAAGGCTACGGGTCCGACGAGGCCATCCAGGCGCGCATCAAGCAGATCAAGGCCCAGATCGATGACGCCGCATCCGACTTCGACCGCGAGAAGCTGCAGGAGCGGCTGGCGAAGCTCGCGGGCGGCGTCGCCGTGCTCAAGGTCGGCGCCGCGACAGAGGTGGAGCTGAAGGAGAAGAAGCTCCGCGTCGAGGACGCGCTCTCGGCGACCCGGGCCGCTGTCGAGGAGGGCATCGTCCCCGGTGGCGGCGTGGCCCTCATACGCTGCCAGAAAGTGCTCGACCAGCTCGCCGCGACCCTGGAGGGCGACGAGCGCACCGGCGTGACCATGATGCGCAAGGTGTTCGAGGAGCCGCTGACCCAGATCGCCGACAACGCCGGCGCCGAGGGCACGGTCGTCGTCGACGCCGTGCGCAAGAACCCGGACCCTGAGTACGGCTATGACGCGATGAACGGCCAGTTCGGCAACATGATCCAGCTGGGCATCATCGACCCGGTGAAGGTGACCCGGACCGCACTGGAGAACGCCGCTTCGATCGCCACGATGATCCTGACCACGGAGTCGCTGGTGACGGACATCCCGGAGCCGCCGAGCAACGCGCCCACGCCGCCGCCGATGGACTATTAA